One window from the genome of Pararhizobium gei encodes:
- the cyoC gene encoding cytochrome o ubiquinol oxidase subunit III yields MSQTDIQQTKKPEFYLTEDHHPEGSTMLGFWLYLMSDCLIFAVLFATHGVLGRSYAAGPSPADLFDLPLVAVNTAMLLLSSITYGFAMLQMERNAKAETLFWLGVTGVFGVIFLALELYEFYHLIHEGAGPTRSAFLSSFFTLVGTHGLHVTFGIIWLVTLMVQVSLHGLIAENRRRLMCLSMFWHFLDVVWIGVFSFVYLMGVIG; encoded by the coding sequence ATGAGCCAAACCGACATTCAGCAGACCAAAAAGCCGGAATTCTACCTGACGGAGGATCATCATCCCGAAGGCAGCACCATGCTGGGGTTCTGGCTCTATCTGATGAGCGATTGCCTGATCTTCGCCGTGCTGTTCGCGACTCACGGCGTGCTCGGCCGCAGCTATGCGGCGGGTCCGTCGCCGGCCGACCTGTTCGACCTGCCGCTCGTTGCGGTCAATACGGCGATGCTGCTTCTGTCCTCCATCACTTATGGCTTCGCCATGCTGCAGATGGAGCGCAATGCCAAGGCGGAAACCTTGTTCTGGCTCGGTGTCACCGGCGTTTTCGGCGTAATATTTCTGGCGCTCGAACTTTACGAATTCTATCATCTTATCCATGAGGGCGCGGGGCCGACGCGCAGCGCCTTCCTGTCGTCCTTTTTCACGCTTGTCGGCACCCACGGGCTGCATGTGACCTTCGGTATCATCTGGCTGGTCACGCTGATGGTGCAGGTATCACTGCACGGCCTCATTGCGGAAAACCGCCGCCGGCTGATGTGCCTCTCCATGTTCTGGCACTTCCTCGATGTCGTCTGGATCGGCGTCTTTTCCTTCGTCTATCTGATGGGAGTTATCGGATGA
- the cyoD gene encoding cytochrome o ubiquinol oxidase subunit IV, whose translation MSTQPQSPASEDAAKTHHGHSNGHEAGHGSLKGYMTGFILSVVLTAIPFWLVMGGVIDSKLWMAFFVMAFGVVQIVVHMIYFLHMNPRSEGGWTIMALLFTLVLVGITLAGSLWVMHHLNANMMPMSPEVMKNMP comes from the coding sequence ATGAGCACGCAACCACAGTCTCCGGCAAGCGAAGATGCCGCCAAGACGCATCACGGCCACAGCAACGGCCACGAGGCCGGCCACGGTTCACTGAAGGGCTATATGACGGGTTTTATCCTGTCTGTCGTTCTGACGGCCATTCCCTTCTGGCTCGTCATGGGCGGCGTCATTGACAGCAAGCTATGGATGGCTTTCTTCGTCATGGCCTTCGGCGTTGTGCAGATCGTCGTGCACATGATCTATTTCCTGCACATGAATCCGCGTTCGGAAGGCGGGTGGACGATCATGGCGCTGCTCTTCACGCTGGTTCTCGTCGGCATCACGCTTGCCGGTTCGCTCTGGGTCATGCATCACCTGAATGCCAACATGATGCCCATGTCACCGGAAGTGATGAAGAACATGCCATGA
- a CDS encoding SURF1 family protein encodes MNAVSMDADPTEQPRRAPRSRLILTVAMAFLAIVFAGLGTWQVKRLVWKLDIIERVEARVNGPPADAPSSPTRVTAESDEYRRVTATGVFRHDKEVQVQAVTALGAGFWVITPLVRKDGTSVLVNRGFVPTDRRDPSSRVIGATGAPVRVTGLIRMPEPGGAFLRRNDPANGRWYSRDVAAIAAVNDMPLATDYFIDADATPNPGGWPVGGLTVTRFRNNHLVYALTWYALAIMSFAAAGAVRRGIFR; translated from the coding sequence ATGAACGCCGTTAGCATGGACGCCGACCCCACAGAACAGCCCCGTCGCGCGCCGCGGTCGCGGCTGATCTTGACTGTGGCGATGGCTTTCCTGGCGATCGTCTTTGCGGGACTCGGGACCTGGCAGGTGAAAAGGCTGGTCTGGAAGCTCGACATCATAGAACGCGTCGAGGCGCGCGTGAATGGGCCGCCCGCCGATGCTCCGTCTTCACCTACGAGGGTTACCGCCGAAAGCGACGAATATCGCCGCGTCACAGCCACCGGCGTGTTTCGCCATGACAAGGAGGTCCAGGTTCAGGCCGTCACCGCTCTGGGCGCAGGCTTCTGGGTGATAACGCCTCTGGTTCGCAAGGACGGTACGTCTGTTCTTGTCAATCGCGGCTTCGTGCCGACCGATCGGCGTGATCCTTCATCGCGCGTCATCGGCGCGACGGGCGCACCCGTTCGCGTCACGGGCCTGATCCGCATGCCGGAGCCGGGCGGGGCCTTCCTGCGCCGGAACGATCCCGCCAATGGCCGGTGGTATTCGCGCGATGTCGCCGCCATTGCCGCAGTGAACGACATGCCGCTTGCCACCGATTATTTCATTGACGCCGATGCGACACCCAATCCGGGCGGATGGCCGGTCGGAGGACTGACCGTCACCCGGTTCCGCAACAACCATCTCGTCTATGCACTCACCTGGTATGCCTTGGCCATCATGAGCTTCGCCGCAGCCGGCGCCGTCCGTCGCGGAATATTCCGATGA